A portion of the Pseudomonas sp. GR 6-02 genome contains these proteins:
- a CDS encoding amino acid ABC transporter permease yields MSQTQAERLQAERKLAENQFDITQYQHVPRRYYGRIFFATVIVIAIVGLVRAFAEGKIEWSYIGQFLTSQAIMWGLLNTIVMAVLAMALGIVFGVITAIMRMSANPILRYVALTYTWLFRGTPLILQLLLWFNLALIFPTIGIPGLFEMDTVSLMTPFVAALLGLSINQGAYTAEVVRAGLLSVDTGQYEAAKSIGMPRLQALRRIILPQAMRIIIPPVGNEFIGMVKMTSLASVIQYSELLYNAQNIYYANARVMELLIVAGIWYLATVTVLSFGQSRLERRFARGAGKRS; encoded by the coding sequence ATGAGCCAGACACAGGCAGAACGACTCCAGGCGGAGCGCAAACTGGCGGAAAACCAGTTCGATATCACCCAGTACCAACACGTGCCACGGCGTTATTACGGGCGAATTTTTTTCGCTACCGTCATTGTCATCGCCATTGTCGGCCTGGTGCGGGCCTTCGCCGAAGGCAAGATCGAATGGTCGTACATCGGCCAGTTCCTCACTTCGCAAGCGATCATGTGGGGCTTGCTCAACACCATCGTCATGGCGGTGCTGGCGATGGCGCTGGGCATTGTCTTCGGGGTGATCACGGCGATCATGCGCATGTCGGCCAACCCGATCCTGCGCTATGTGGCGCTGACCTACACCTGGCTGTTCCGTGGCACGCCGCTGATCCTGCAGCTGTTGCTGTGGTTCAACCTGGCGCTGATCTTCCCCACCATCGGCATTCCCGGCCTGTTCGAAATGGACACCGTGAGCCTGATGACGCCCTTCGTAGCCGCCCTCCTCGGCTTGAGCATCAACCAGGGCGCCTATACCGCTGAAGTGGTGCGTGCCGGCCTGTTGTCGGTGGACACCGGCCAGTACGAAGCCGCCAAGTCGATCGGCATGCCGCGCCTGCAAGCCCTGCGCCGGATCATCCTGCCCCAGGCCATGCGGATCATCATTCCGCCAGTCGGTAATGAATTCATCGGCATGGTGAAAATGACCTCCCTGGCGAGCGTCATCCAGTACTCGGAACTGCTCTACAACGCGCAGAACATCTACTACGCCAACGCCCGTGTGATGGAGTTGCTGATCGTTGCCGGTATCTGGTACCTGGCCACGGTCACCGTGCTGTCCTTTGGTCAAAGCCGTCTGGAGCGTCGTTTCGCTCGCGGCGCCGGCAAGCGTTCTTGA
- the arnF gene encoding 4-amino-4-deoxy-L-arabinose-phosphoundecaprenol flippase subunit ArnF: MSLRRGIAFAMGSVVLGTAAQLGMRWSMTRLPHPEQWLAALSSGSVDMPAVIVVLAAILAYAVSMLTWLAALRDVPLGRAYSLLSISYALVYVLAASLPLFNESFSLSKTLGVALVILGVITINSRPARAPELRSAS, from the coding sequence ATGAGCCTGCGTCGCGGAATCGCCTTTGCCATGGGCAGCGTAGTGCTGGGCACCGCCGCGCAGTTGGGCATGCGCTGGAGCATGACTCGCTTGCCACATCCCGAACAGTGGTTAGCGGCCTTGAGCAGCGGCAGCGTCGATATGCCCGCTGTGATTGTCGTACTGGCCGCCATCCTCGCCTATGCCGTGTCGATGCTCACCTGGCTCGCGGCCCTGCGGGATGTGCCGCTGGGTCGGGCCTATTCGCTGCTGAGCATCAGCTACGCGCTGGTGTATGTGCTGGCCGCCAGCCTGCCACTGTTCAACGAATCCTTCAGTCTTTCAAAAACCCTGGGAGTGGCGCTGGTCATCCTGGGGGTCATTACTATTAATTCTCGACCTGCTCGCGCGCCCGAACTTAGGAGTGCATCATGA
- a CDS encoding UDP-glucose dehydrogenase family protein — protein MKISVFGSGYVGLVQAAVLAEVGHDVVCMDIDEKKVALLQQGHVSIFEPGLASLVRESLDAKRLHFTSDEKFAVQHGQVLFIAVGTPSREDGSADLQYVLSVGEAVARHREQPVILVEKSTVPVGTGDTLRAHIDQYLLKAGRQLQFDIVSNPEFLKEGSAVADCRRPDRIIIGCEGDEVRDVMRDLYAPFNRNHDRVMFMDLRSAELTKYAANCMLATKISFINQIAELAEHLGADIESVRLGIGADSRIGYHFIYPGCGYGGSCFPKDMRALIHSAEEAHCNSDLLQAVEAINERQKHKLFERINAFYKGDLRDKTFAVWGLAFKPNTDDMRDAPSRVLLESLWAAGANVRAFDPEAMQETQHLYPDEPKLMLMGTPESVLSGADALIICTEWQQFKAPDFDLIQQRLNAPVIFDGRNLYDAERLARSGFLYFPMGRGESRKLPIPLQQWPSASGVA, from the coding sequence ATGAAAATCAGTGTATTTGGTAGCGGTTACGTTGGTCTGGTGCAAGCCGCCGTCCTGGCTGAAGTCGGCCATGACGTAGTGTGCATGGACATTGACGAGAAAAAAGTTGCGTTGCTGCAACAAGGCCACGTCAGCATCTTCGAGCCGGGGCTGGCCAGCCTGGTGCGTGAAAGCCTGGATGCCAAGCGGCTGCACTTCACCTCGGACGAAAAGTTCGCGGTGCAACATGGCCAGGTGCTGTTCATCGCCGTCGGCACGCCGTCCCGGGAGGATGGTTCGGCGGATCTGCAATACGTGTTGTCCGTGGGTGAAGCGGTCGCGCGTCATCGTGAACAGCCGGTGATCCTGGTGGAGAAATCCACGGTGCCGGTGGGCACCGGCGATACGCTGCGCGCCCATATCGACCAGTACCTGCTCAAGGCCGGCCGTCAGCTGCAGTTCGATATCGTTTCCAACCCGGAGTTTTTGAAAGAAGGTTCGGCCGTGGCCGATTGCCGGCGCCCGGACCGCATCATCATCGGCTGTGAAGGCGATGAAGTGCGCGACGTGATGCGCGACCTCTATGCACCGTTCAACCGCAACCATGACCGCGTCATGTTCATGGACCTGCGCAGCGCCGAGCTGACCAAATACGCCGCCAACTGCATGCTGGCGACCAAAATCAGCTTCATCAACCAGATCGCCGAACTGGCCGAACACCTGGGTGCCGACATCGAATCGGTACGGCTGGGCATCGGTGCCGACTCGCGTATCGGTTACCACTTCATCTACCCCGGCTGCGGTTACGGCGGCTCGTGTTTCCCCAAGGATATGCGCGCTCTGATCCACAGTGCCGAAGAAGCCCACTGCAACAGCGACCTGCTGCAAGCGGTGGAAGCCATCAACGAGCGGCAGAAACACAAATTGTTCGAACGCATCAACGCGTTCTACAAGGGTGATTTGCGCGACAAGACCTTCGCCGTTTGGGGCCTGGCCTTCAAGCCCAACACCGACGACATGCGCGATGCGCCGAGCCGGGTGCTACTGGAATCGCTGTGGGCTGCGGGGGCCAATGTACGGGCGTTCGACCCGGAAGCCATGCAGGAAACCCAACACCTTTATCCTGACGAACCGAAGCTGATGCTCATGGGCACGCCGGAATCAGTCCTTTCGGGTGCCGACGCTTTGATCATCTGCACCGAATGGCAGCAGTTCAAGGCGCCAGACTTCGACCTGATCCAGCAACGCCTGAATGCACCGGTGATTTTCGACGGACGTAACCTGTACGACGCAGAGCGCCTGGCCCGCAGCGGCTTCCTGTATTTCCCGATGGGCCGTGGTGAATCCCGCAAATTGCCAATTCCCCTTCAGCAATGGCCATCGGCCTCAGGCGTCGCGTGA
- a CDS encoding ArnT family glycosyltransferase: MAIGLRRRVSTVSPSIRRQSLGFGLLTFMLFIAGVYQQTAIGFDSRFVLFAQEMLRHGPSFFPTTYGQPYADYSALSTVFVWLLSLPFGQVNSLTAWLPTAIGAAVIVTLMYRLVAPCSTRWALLSIALMLLTSTFVTETRAVSQDLMLAAVAFSVFYLGYAADHFAMPRRWPLIFVLLLLGFGIRGPIGLVIPTGMLCSYYLLNRQWSRLFGFGLLAAVLLVVCVGALLWLAEASGGTAFMHDVVRMQFMGRMDGSEGVSGSLYYFTASFGNYALAYPLALLVLAAVWLTNPRQAGPALRLLQYCTAAGLIVMIGLSIPQAKKARYLLPMLPMAAIIAAYPFQVAQGRVFGWLRGLMQGLWLVIPGVLIVALLIIQRRLPAQPPAFVPVLIVLAALQVITLAAWFCAHWRAEVLACCAVLALWSVYILVYEPVERQLYDTQAFSRAAFAEIQKAPAPLVLHGMGKDAKAIKFMVNIEQDFQPVFTESTQELEALSGPAWLMMDRNDYNALQGTPLGAQPPVLSGRFDKNDFVLLHTPPL; encoded by the coding sequence ATGGCCATCGGCCTCAGGCGTCGCGTGAGTACGGTATCGCCCAGCATTCGTCGGCAGTCCTTAGGGTTCGGGCTGCTGACGTTCATGCTGTTCATCGCGGGGGTCTATCAGCAAACAGCAATCGGTTTCGATTCGCGGTTCGTGCTGTTCGCCCAGGAGATGCTGCGCCACGGGCCGTCGTTTTTCCCGACCACCTATGGCCAGCCCTATGCCGATTACTCGGCGCTGTCTACGGTGTTTGTCTGGCTGTTGTCCCTGCCGTTCGGTCAGGTCAATAGCCTCACCGCGTGGTTGCCGACTGCCATCGGCGCTGCGGTGATCGTCACGTTGATGTACCGGTTGGTCGCGCCCTGCTCCACACGCTGGGCGCTGCTGAGCATCGCGTTGATGTTGCTCACCAGTACATTTGTCACTGAAACCCGTGCCGTGTCCCAGGACCTGATGCTAGCGGCCGTGGCCTTTTCGGTGTTCTACCTTGGGTACGCCGCCGATCATTTCGCGATGCCCCGTCGGTGGCCGCTGATTTTTGTGCTGCTGCTGTTGGGCTTCGGGATTCGCGGGCCGATCGGGCTGGTTATCCCCACCGGTATGTTGTGCAGCTACTACCTGCTCAATCGCCAATGGTCACGGTTGTTCGGTTTTGGCCTGCTGGCGGCGGTGTTGTTGGTGGTGTGCGTCGGCGCGCTGCTGTGGCTGGCCGAAGCCAGTGGTGGAACGGCCTTCATGCATGACGTGGTGCGCATGCAGTTCATGGGGCGCATGGACGGCAGTGAAGGCGTCAGTGGTTCGCTGTATTACTTCACCGCTTCGTTTGGCAACTATGCGCTCGCTTATCCATTGGCACTGCTGGTATTGGCCGCGGTCTGGCTGACGAATCCACGGCAGGCAGGTCCGGCATTACGCTTGTTGCAATACTGCACGGCGGCCGGGTTGATCGTGATGATTGGCTTATCGATTCCCCAGGCGAAAAAGGCCCGTTACCTGCTGCCGATGCTGCCCATGGCGGCGATCATTGCGGCGTACCCGTTTCAGGTGGCGCAAGGTCGGGTATTCGGTTGGTTGCGGGGTTTGATGCAAGGGCTGTGGCTGGTGATACCGGGGGTGTTGATTGTCGCATTGCTGATCATTCAGCGGCGTCTGCCAGCACAACCTCCTGCCTTTGTGCCGGTATTGATCGTGCTTGCGGCTCTGCAAGTCATCACACTGGCGGCTTGGTTCTGCGCTCACTGGCGAGCCGAGGTGCTGGCCTGTTGCGCAGTCCTGGCGCTGTGGTCGGTTTATATCCTGGTGTATGAACCGGTCGAACGTCAGCTTTACGACACGCAAGCCTTCAGTCGAGCCGCGTTCGCAGAGATTCAAAAAGCGCCGGCGCCGTTGGTGCTGCACGGCATGGGCAAAGACGCCAAGGCGATCAAGTTCATGGTCAATATCGAGCAGGACTTTCAACCGGTGTTCACCGAATCGACACAGGAACTGGAAGCCCTCTCGGGGCCGGCCTGGCTGATGATGGACCGAAACGACTACAACGCCTTGCAAGGCACTCCGCTGGGTGCCCAGCCACCGGTATTGAGCGGACGTTTCGATAAAAACGATTTCGTATTGCTGCACACGCCGCCCTTGTAG
- the argH gene encoding argininosuccinate lyase, producing the protein MSQTTDRLWGARFKSGPSEALAALSRCPERYFRLTPYDLAGSKAHARELQRAGLLSEQETQTMLDALQGIGDDFRAGNIAPTLDDEDVHTFIERLLTERLGALGGKLRAGRSRNDQTANDLRLFLRDHVRTLAVEVLALQQALVEQAEQHVESICPGFTHLQQAQPIVFAHHLLAHAQSMLRDVQRLVDWDARTSLSPLGAAALAGSAIARLPQQSAKEMGYSGVCENSIDAVASRDHVAEFLFIASMLGINISRLAEEFCLWSSRQFRWVALDDAYATGSSIMPQKKNPDIAELARGKAGRLIGNLTGLLSTLKSLPLSYNRDLSEDKNGVLDSVDTLLLVLPAMAGMVATMKVNVEELRRQAPLGFTLATEVADWLAVRGVPFKEAHEITGALVQACEKHDIELWEASPALLAEIDPRLTPEVRESLTLEAAIAARSGWGGTAPQQVREQIGRLKTALAAQQAWTENYQGFRL; encoded by the coding sequence ATGTCTCAAACCACCGACCGTCTCTGGGGTGCCCGTTTCAAGAGCGGCCCGTCTGAAGCTCTGGCGGCGCTGTCCCGTTGCCCCGAGCGCTACTTTCGCCTTACCCCATATGACCTCGCCGGTTCCAAGGCGCATGCCCGGGAGTTGCAGCGAGCCGGCCTTCTGAGCGAGCAGGAAACCCAGACCATGCTCGACGCCCTGCAGGGCATCGGTGATGACTTCCGTGCCGGCAACATCGCGCCGACCCTGGACGACGAAGACGTGCACACCTTCATCGAGCGCCTGCTGACCGAACGCCTCGGCGCACTGGGCGGCAAGCTGCGCGCCGGCCGTTCGCGCAACGACCAGACCGCCAACGACCTGCGGCTGTTCCTGCGTGATCACGTCCGTACGTTGGCCGTTGAAGTGCTGGCCTTGCAGCAAGCGCTGGTGGAACAGGCCGAGCAACACGTCGAGAGCATCTGCCCGGGTTTCACTCACTTGCAACAAGCCCAGCCGATCGTGTTCGCTCACCACTTGCTGGCCCACGCCCAATCGATGCTGCGCGATGTGCAGCGCCTGGTGGACTGGGACGCGCGCACCTCGCTGTCGCCACTGGGTGCAGCGGCCCTGGCCGGTTCCGCCATCGCTCGCCTGCCCCAGCAGTCAGCCAAGGAAATGGGCTACAGCGGCGTGTGCGAAAACTCCATCGACGCCGTGGCCAGCCGCGATCACGTCGCCGAATTCCTGTTTATCGCCAGCATGCTAGGGATCAACATTTCCCGCCTCGCCGAAGAGTTCTGCCTGTGGTCGTCGCGGCAATTTCGCTGGGTCGCTTTGGACGATGCCTACGCCACCGGCAGTTCAATCATGCCGCAGAAGAAAAACCCGGACATCGCCGAACTGGCCCGGGGCAAGGCTGGCCGCTTGATCGGCAACCTGACCGGCCTGCTCTCGACGCTCAAATCCCTGCCGCTGTCCTACAACCGTGACTTGAGCGAAGACAAGAACGGCGTGCTCGACAGCGTCGACACCCTGCTGCTGGTGCTGCCGGCCATGGCCGGGATGGTCGCGACCATGAAGGTCAACGTCGAAGAACTGCGCCGTCAGGCACCACTGGGTTTCACCCTTGCCACCGAAGTCGCCGACTGGTTGGCAGTGCGCGGCGTGCCGTTCAAGGAAGCGCATGAAATCACCGGCGCATTGGTCCAGGCCTGTGAGAAACATGACATCGAACTGTGGGAAGCCTCGCCGGCGCTGCTGGCCGAGATCGATCCGCGCCTGACGCCTGAGGTGCGCGAGAGCCTGACCCTCGAAGCGGCTATCGCCGCCCGCAGTGGCTGGGGTGGCACCGCACCGCAACAGGTGCGCGAGCAGATCGGCCGACTGAAAACCGCCCTCGCCGCGCAGCAAGCGTGGACCGAGAACTATCAGGGCTTCCGCCTCTGA
- a CDS encoding amino acid ABC transporter ATP-binding protein produces the protein MRSIVKAVSLNKYYDQYHALKDINIEVEQGEVLCIIGPSGSGKSTLLRCVNQLEKIDKGGLWVDGELVGYRIVGNKLHELNESQIARQRLATGMVFQRFNLFPHMTVLQNIIEGPCQVLKRSPKEAHEEAVELLARVGLADKRNSYPIELSGGQQQRVAIARALAMRPKLMLFDEPTSALDPELVGEVLSVMRDLAQTGMTMIVVTHELGFAREVSNRMVFMDGGQIVEAGSPEEILISPQNPRTQSFISAVRT, from the coding sequence ATGAGAAGCATCGTCAAGGCCGTGAGCCTGAACAAATATTACGACCAGTACCACGCGCTCAAGGACATCAACATCGAAGTCGAGCAAGGCGAAGTGCTGTGCATCATCGGCCCGTCCGGCTCCGGCAAAAGTACCCTGCTGCGCTGCGTGAATCAGCTGGAAAAAATCGACAAGGGCGGCCTGTGGGTCGACGGCGAGCTGGTGGGTTACCGGATCGTCGGCAACAAACTGCACGAGCTCAACGAATCGCAGATTGCCCGCCAGCGCCTGGCCACCGGCATGGTGTTCCAGCGTTTCAACCTGTTCCCGCACATGACTGTGCTGCAAAACATCATCGAAGGGCCATGCCAGGTGCTCAAGCGTTCGCCCAAAGAGGCGCACGAAGAAGCCGTGGAACTGCTCGCTCGCGTCGGCCTGGCCGACAAGCGCAACAGCTACCCGATCGAACTGTCGGGTGGTCAGCAACAACGTGTCGCCATTGCCCGTGCATTGGCCATGCGCCCCAAGCTGATGCTGTTCGATGAACCCACTTCGGCACTCGACCCGGAACTGGTCGGAGAGGTGCTGTCGGTGATGCGCGATCTGGCGCAAACCGGCATGACCATGATCGTCGTCACCCATGAACTGGGCTTCGCTCGCGAGGTTTCCAACCGCATGGTGTTCATGGACGGCGGGCAGATCGTGGAGGCTGGAAGCCCCGAAGAAATACTAATAAGTCCGCAAAACCCACGCACCCAAAGCTTCATTTCTGCCGTTCGAACCTAA
- a CDS encoding ABC transporter substrate-binding protein: MKNLVIPAVLASVLASGFAFAAELPASIKDKGEIVVAIMPNYPPMDFKDPATNTLTGLDYDLGNALAERLGVKIKWQETGFEQMINALTTDRVDMVLSGMTDTAERQASVTFVDYFTSGPQFYTLQKNKDTNEIVDLCGKKVGTSRRTTFPAEIAAWSKENCEAAGKPAINVIGTEGSADARAQLRQSRIDAAMQGSETLSYLKTQEKDMYKTVGLPISKQFSGMGVSKKKPELSEAVKVALQSIIDDGSYQAILKKWDLELGAIKTVTINAGK; this comes from the coding sequence ATGAAGAACCTAGTCATCCCAGCAGTACTTGCCAGCGTCCTGGCATCCGGTTTCGCCTTCGCTGCCGAGTTGCCGGCCAGCATCAAGGACAAGGGCGAGATCGTTGTTGCGATCATGCCGAACTACCCGCCGATGGATTTCAAGGACCCGGCCACCAACACCCTCACCGGCCTTGACTATGACCTGGGCAACGCCCTGGCCGAACGTCTGGGCGTGAAGATCAAATGGCAGGAAACCGGCTTCGAGCAAATGATCAACGCGCTCACGACCGACCGCGTAGACATGGTGCTCTCGGGCATGACCGACACCGCCGAGCGTCAGGCCAGCGTGACCTTCGTCGATTACTTCACCAGCGGTCCGCAGTTCTACACCTTGCAGAAAAACAAGGACACCAACGAGATCGTCGACTTGTGCGGCAAGAAAGTCGGCACCAGCCGCCGTACCACCTTCCCGGCGGAAATCGCCGCGTGGAGCAAGGAAAACTGCGAAGCCGCCGGCAAACCCGCGATCAACGTGATCGGCACCGAAGGCTCGGCCGACGCCCGTGCGCAACTGCGTCAGAGCCGTATCGACGCGGCCATGCAAGGCAGCGAAACCCTGTCGTACCTCAAGACCCAGGAAAAGGACATGTACAAAACCGTGGGCCTGCCGATCTCCAAGCAGTTCTCGGGCATGGGTGTGAGCAAGAAAAAACCTGAGCTGAGCGAAGCGGTGAAAGTCGCGTTGCAAAGCATAATCGATGACGGCAGCTACCAGGCAATCCTGAAGAAATGGGACCTGGAACTGGGCGCGATCAAGACCGTGACCATCAACGCCGGGAAATAA
- a CDS encoding polysaccharide deacetylase family protein, producing the protein MADSIVWPNGYRCAVVLTVDYNDIHGILTQAPEVAGRDKTLSVWRYGTQRGVQRLLGVFAELGVSSSWFVPGIVAEENPQHLRAIQAGGHEIACAGYRHQHYNHLTLAEQSTEIAKGCAALSALTGQRPTGFRIPAGNGASGFIEALREHGIRWSSSWRGDDLPFAHPTAPEVIELPLHYELEDEPYFAFNLSPAVPPAQSRIASYSHTLGNLKMDFAGFHRFGLCYVLRLHPEIIATPGRIGVLRELLQSIQQHDDVWIATGAEVAQWWAESAAPVTEDHPAAVYERHYRDYGV; encoded by the coding sequence ATGGCTGATTCCATTGTCTGGCCCAACGGCTACCGCTGCGCCGTGGTGCTGACCGTCGATTACAACGACATCCACGGCATCCTCACCCAGGCGCCGGAAGTCGCCGGGCGCGACAAGACCTTGTCGGTGTGGCGCTACGGCACCCAGCGCGGGGTCCAGCGTTTGCTTGGCGTGTTCGCAGAACTGGGGGTTTCCAGCAGCTGGTTCGTGCCCGGCATCGTCGCCGAGGAAAACCCGCAACACCTCCGGGCGATCCAGGCCGGCGGGCACGAGATAGCCTGCGCCGGCTACCGCCATCAGCACTACAACCACCTGACTCTGGCCGAGCAAAGCACCGAAATCGCCAAGGGCTGCGCGGCCTTGAGCGCGCTGACCGGTCAGCGTCCGACAGGCTTTCGCATTCCCGCCGGCAATGGCGCATCCGGCTTCATCGAGGCGTTGCGCGAGCACGGTATCCGTTGGTCCTCGTCATGGCGCGGCGATGATTTGCCCTTCGCCCACCCGACGGCGCCCGAGGTGATCGAACTGCCGTTGCACTACGAACTGGAGGACGAGCCCTATTTCGCCTTCAACCTCAGCCCGGCGGTGCCACCGGCACAATCGCGCATCGCCTCTTACAGCCACACCCTTGGCAATCTGAAGATGGACTTCGCCGGGTTTCACCGATTCGGCTTGTGTTACGTGCTGCGGCTGCACCCGGAAATCATCGCCACGCCAGGGCGGATCGGCGTGTTGCGCGAATTGCTGCAAAGCATTCAGCAGCACGATGACGTGTGGATCGCCACCGGTGCCGAAGTGGCTCAGTGGTGGGCAGAGTCGGCGGCGCCGGTGACCGAGGATCACCCGGCCGCTGTGTACGAGCGTCATTATCGGGATTACGGCGTATGA
- a CDS encoding LysR family transcriptional regulator: protein METPLSNSGNPPLKTVHRAPLALSGLDFKLLKVFKAVVEAGGFSAAQNELNVGLAAISKQISDLEIRIGMRLCTRGREGFHLTEEGRLVYQASIDLFASVDNFRDRLSSAQNELIGDLGVGVIDNTITDSNSPLVAALRRINEESPKVRFQLQASQLDEVERGVVEGRLVAGIVPVYQKREEFDYFPLYEERSYVYCAVGHPLFSVPEADMGGNVLQDYECINHRYAIHRDKLNFARYDSFSASATQVEAVALLVKTGRFVGFLPEHYAANLVAQGQFRAVRPDLINIVTPFNLILRHNTVRSPLVKAFAQSLGVDLKAPV from the coding sequence ATGGAAACCCCACTTTCCAATTCCGGAAACCCGCCGTTAAAAACGGTACATCGGGCGCCGTTGGCCCTCAGCGGCCTGGACTTCAAACTGCTCAAAGTATTCAAGGCCGTGGTCGAGGCTGGCGGCTTCAGTGCGGCGCAGAATGAGCTGAACGTGGGCTTGGCGGCCATCAGCAAACAGATTTCCGACCTTGAGATTCGCATCGGCATGCGCCTGTGTACCCGGGGGCGGGAAGGGTTTCACCTGACCGAAGAAGGGCGCCTGGTGTATCAGGCGTCGATCGATTTATTTGCCTCGGTCGATAACTTTCGTGATCGGCTTAGTTCGGCGCAGAATGAACTTATTGGCGACCTTGGGGTGGGCGTCATTGATAATACAATTACGGACTCGAATTCTCCGTTAGTTGCGGCGCTTAGAAGAATAAATGAAGAGTCGCCGAAAGTAAGATTTCAACTTCAGGCCTCCCAGTTAGATGAGGTGGAAAGAGGTGTGGTCGAGGGGCGGTTAGTGGCCGGGATCGTGCCGGTTTATCAAAAAAGAGAAGAGTTCGATTACTTCCCGCTGTATGAAGAACGCTCGTATGTGTATTGCGCCGTCGGTCATCCACTGTTCTCGGTGCCGGAGGCGGACATGGGCGGCAATGTGCTGCAGGATTACGAGTGCATCAACCACCGCTACGCGATCCATCGGGACAAACTGAACTTTGCCCGCTACGACAGCTTTTCCGCTTCGGCGACTCAAGTGGAAGCTGTGGCGCTGCTGGTCAAGACGGGGCGTTTCGTCGGTTTTCTGCCCGAGCATTACGCGGCAAACCTGGTGGCTCAGGGACAGTTTCGGGCGGTGCGTCCGGACCTGATCAACATCGTCACGCCGTTCAATCTGATCCTGCGCCACAACACTGTGCGCAGTCCGTTGGTGAAGGCGTTTGCCCAGTCGCTGGGGGTGGATTTGAAGGCGCCGGTTTAA
- the arnE gene encoding 4-amino-4-deoxy-L-arabinose-phosphoundecaprenol flippase subunit ArnE, translating to MSLLLLLTACLLTCLGQIAQKYAVESWRGKTSGWGEKLRSPWLWLALASLGLGLLVWLLVLQRLEVGIAYPMLSLNFVLITLVARFVFHEVIDRRHWLGVALVIGGVALLGQHA from the coding sequence ATGAGCCTGTTGCTGCTCCTGACCGCCTGCCTGCTGACTTGCCTTGGCCAGATCGCCCAGAAGTACGCCGTGGAAAGCTGGCGTGGCAAGACCTCGGGTTGGGGCGAGAAACTGCGTTCGCCTTGGCTGTGGCTGGCGCTCGCCTCTCTGGGGCTGGGCTTGCTGGTCTGGCTGCTGGTGTTGCAGCGCCTCGAAGTCGGTATCGCCTATCCCATGCTCAGCCTGAATTTCGTGCTGATCACACTGGTCGCCCGTTTCGTCTTTCACGAAGTCATCGACCGCCGTCACTGGTTGGGCGTGGCGCTGGTGATTGGTGGCGTGGCGTTGCTGGGGCAACACGCATGA
- a CDS encoding polysaccharide deacetylase family protein yields the protein MSSSLQPTWPDQHQACLALAFDLDGPTGDAMLNGSIWRKPEYFGFGGYGPYRALPRILDLLDEFRIPTTFFVPAWVVENWPKQCQAIVERGHEVAYHGYKHESFYALTLEQQKDVMHKSREVFWKYLNIRAEGFRTPSGDWRAETPAMLVEAGVTYSSSMRGDDRPYLVKVPGFDTPLVEIPGRWEMDDYASLAYTRAPDFPSGLDRTASYELTLDNWCREFDGAMAEGLCLTTLFHPKITGKPGRILLLEKLFEHMRQRDDVWFATCRDVAHWWLKEHHHG from the coding sequence ATGTCCTCCTCGCTGCAACCCACCTGGCCCGACCAGCACCAGGCCTGCCTCGCCCTGGCCTTCGACCTCGATGGCCCCACCGGCGATGCCATGCTTAACGGCTCGATCTGGCGCAAGCCCGAGTATTTCGGTTTCGGCGGTTACGGCCCCTATCGGGCGCTGCCGCGGATTCTCGATCTGCTGGATGAGTTCCGCATCCCGACCACGTTTTTCGTTCCGGCCTGGGTCGTGGAGAACTGGCCGAAACAGTGCCAGGCGATTGTCGAGCGCGGGCATGAGGTGGCCTATCACGGCTACAAACACGAATCTTTTTACGCCCTGACGCTGGAGCAGCAGAAGGACGTGATGCACAAATCCCGCGAGGTGTTCTGGAAGTACCTGAACATCCGCGCTGAAGGTTTCCGCACGCCGTCCGGCGACTGGCGGGCCGAAACGCCGGCCATGCTGGTGGAAGCCGGTGTGACCTATTCCAGCAGCATGCGCGGCGATGACCGGCCCTACCTGGTCAAGGTGCCGGGCTTCGATACACCACTGGTGGAAATCCCCGGCCGCTGGGAAATGGACGACTACGCCTCCCTCGCCTACACCCGCGCACCGGACTTCCCTTCCGGGCTGGACCGAACCGCCAGCTACGAACTGACCCTCGATAACTGGTGCCGCGAGTTCGATGGCGCCATGGCTGAAGGCCTGTGCCTGACCACCCTGTTCCACCCCAAGATCACCGGCAAACCGGGCCGCATCCTGTTGCTGGAAAAACTCTTCGAACACATGCGCCAACGCGATGACGTGTGGTTCGCCACCTGCCGCGATGTCGCCCACTGGTGGCTGAAGGAGCATCACCATGGCTGA